Proteins encoded together in one Capricornis sumatraensis isolate serow.1 chromosome 3, serow.2, whole genome shotgun sequence window:
- the BHLHA15 gene encoding class A basic helix-loop-helix protein 15: MKTKSRPPRRRAPPQDPEATPGERTPDRPPPGSGGPDATKALRSRMARAQGARAEGGRRRPGPGGRRESSVQRRLESNERERQRMHKLNNAFQALREVIPHVRADKKLSKIETLTLAKNYIKSLTATILTMSSGRLPGLDGPGPKLYQHYQQQQQAAGGTLVAAEAPPEGHLQKYSTQIHSFREGS, encoded by the coding sequence ATGAAGACCAAGAGTCGGCCACCCCGGCGCCGGGCACCTCCTCAAGACCCAGAAGCCACCCCAGGGGAGCGGACGCCCGACAGGCCACCGCCGGGTTCGGGTGGGCCGGACGCGACCAAGGCTCTGCGGAGCCGGATGGCGCGGGCTCAGGGGGCGCGGGCGGAGGGCGGGCGCCGGCGGCCGGGGCCGGGGGGCCGGCGGGAGAGCAGCGTCCAGCGGCGGCTGGAGAGCAACGAGCGGGAGCGACAGCGCATGCACAAGCTGAACAACGCCTTCCAGGCGCTGCGCGAGGTCATCCCACACGTGCGCGCCGACAAGAAGCTCTCCAAAATCGAGACCCTCACACTGGCCAAGAACTACATCAAGTCGCTGACCGCCACCATCCTGACCATGTCCAGCGGCCGCCTCCCGGGCCTGGACGGGCCGGGCCCCAAGCTCTACCAGCactatcagcagcagcagcaggctgccgGGGGCACGCTCGTAGCCGCCGAGGCCCCGCCCGAGGGCCACCTGCAGAAATACTCCACCCAGATCCACAGCTTCCGAGAGGGCTCCTAG